One stretch of Salarias fasciatus chromosome 19, fSalaFa1.1, whole genome shotgun sequence DNA includes these proteins:
- the LOC115406553 gene encoding mitochondrial fission regulator 1-like, whose amino-acid sequence MSPARGSMDTETDVIPIWQNKPHGSTRSVVRRIGSTLPLKPPQRARFQELPGLPALRPGDGPAVPTLADIAWIVADEEETYARVRSDSRPLKHEWRPTPLLVLHRNSSVPNFRREGKRMEGLRKPGVTALNRTTALQDELSRLRAQIAKIVASDTGSNPLTPDLLSPDDTSMSFSMAPFETASFQPAAAAPASFVISDVTEEEEEEEEEDEEQPVEEEDEDEKDAVSMVSELLPDPLPPVSMTASATFDLDRPSMDFREAEEDTVSLSKSTSFADVMDILKDMNRMKMSKDRYSRGCTSLREEDSATLISEALKKKFVLREEDTAGGNRK is encoded by the exons ATGAGCCCGGCTCGCGGCAGCATGGACACCGAGACG gacgtCATTCCGATCTGGCAGAACAAGCCTCATGGCTCTACGCGCAGCGTGGTGCGGCGGATCGGCTCCACGCTCCCCCTCAAGCCGCCGCAGCGGGCCCGTTTCCAG GAGCTGCCGGGGCTGCCGGCCCTCCGGCCCGGGGACGGCCCCGCGGTCCCCACCCTGGCGGACATCGCCTGGATCGTGGCCGATGAGGAGGAGACGTACGCCAGAGTGAG AAGCGACTCGCGGCCGCTGAAGCACGAGTGGCGGCCCACGCCGCTGCTGGTGCTGCACCGCAACTCCTCCGTGCCCAACTTCCGCCGCGAGGGCAAACGGATGGAGGGGCTGAGGAAGCCGGGCGTGACGGCGCTGAACCGGACCACCGCCCTGCAGGACGAGCTCAGCCGGCTGCGCGCCCAGATCGCCAAGATCGTGGCCAGCGACACGG gctccaaccccctgacccccgaccTGCTGTCCCCCGATGACACCAGCATGAGCTTCTCCATGGCGCCGTTCGAGACGGCGTCCTTCCAGcccgccgccgcggcgccggccTCCTTCGTCATCAGCgacgtgacggaggaggaggaggaggaggaggaggaggacgaagagcagccggtggaggaggaggacgaggacgagaaGGACGCCGTGTCCATGGTGTCGGAGCTGCTCCCGGACCCCCTGCCCCCGGTCTCCATGACGGCCTCGGCCACCTTCGACCTGGACCGGCCCAGCATGGACTtccgggaggcggaggaggacacGGTGTCCCTGTCCAAGTCCACCAGCTTCGCCGACGTCATGGACATCCTGAAGGACATGAACCGCATGAAGATGAGCAAGGACCG gtacaGCCGCGGCTGCACGTCGCTGCGGGAGGAGGACTCCGCCACGCTGATCTCCGAAGCCCTGAAGAAGAAGTTCGTCCTGAGGGAGGAGGACACGGCGGGAGGGAACAGGAAGTAG